A window of Suncus etruscus isolate mSunEtr1 chromosome 4, mSunEtr1.pri.cur, whole genome shotgun sequence contains these coding sequences:
- the PIANP gene encoding PILR alpha-associated neural protein, producing MDMESRMWPVLLLSRLLPLWPLLLLPLPLPTLGSSSSPRTPPTPARPPCARGGPSAPRHVCVWERAPPPSRSPRVPRSRRQSLPGTAPPATPSGFEEGPPSSQYPWAIVWGPTVSRDDGGDPNSANPGFLPHDYGFAAPHGLATPHPNSDSMRGDGDGLILGEAPATLRPFLFGVPGEGVDPQLYVTITISIIIVLVATGIIFKFCWDRSQKRRRPSGQQGALRQEESQQPLTDLSPAGVTVLGAFGDSPTPTPDHEEPRGGSRPGLPQPKGAPAFQLNRIPLVNL from the exons ATGGACATGGAGTCCAGGATGTG GCCTGTGCTCCTGCTCTCCCGTCTGCTCCCCCTCTGGCCGCTCTTGCTCTTACCCCTTCCCCTGCCCACTCTtggctcttcctcctccccacgcACCCCCCCAACCCCGGCCCGACCCCCCTGTGCCCGAGGAGGCCCCTCGGCCCCACGCCACGTGTGCGTGTGGGAGCGGGCTCCCCCACCCAGCCGCTCCCCTCGGGTCCCCAGATCGCGGAGGCAGAGTCTGCCAGGCACCGCACCCCCTGCCACCCCTTCGGGCTTTGAGGAAGGGCCGCCCTCCTCCCAGTACCCCTGGGCCATCGTCTGGGGCCCTACTGTGTCCCGAGATGATGGTGGAGACCCCAACTCTGCGAATCCTGGTTTTCTGCCCCACGACTATGGCTTTGCGGCCCCACACGGGCTGGCCACTCCGCACCCCAACTCCGACTCCATGCGAGGTGACGGTGATGGGCTCATCCTCGGAGAGGCACCTGCCACACTGAGGCCCTTTCTGTtcggggtccctggggaag gtgtggacccccagcTGTATGTCACTATTACCATCTCCATCATCATCGTACTGGTAGCCACTGGCATTATCTTCAAGTTCTG CTGGGACCGCAGTCAGAAGCGGCGCAGGCCCTCAGGACAGCAGGGAGCCCTGAGGCAGGAGGAGAGCCAGCAGCCGCTCACAGACCTGTCCCCCGCGGGGGTCACTGTGCTGGGGGCCTTTGGGGACTCACCCACCCCTACCCCTGACCACGAGGAGCCCCGAGGTGGATCCCGGCCTGGGCTACCGCAGCCCAAGGGGGCGCCAGCCTTCCAGTTGAACCG GATTCCCCTGGTGAACCTGTGA